A window of Corallococcus macrosporus DSM 14697 contains these coding sequences:
- a CDS encoding sigma-70 family RNA polymerase sigma factor: MARGLGASELADLYEKYAPTVHGRARTLLGRDSDAWDAVQEVFCRLLQAGGAFRAEARPMTYIFRVTTHVCLNMLRSRALKDVPAQALAEAEEAGADPQEVEARNLLRVLARELDDRALQIATLHFVDALTQEEIVEVVGLSRKTVGRELEKVRVRARELALEPRS; the protein is encoded by the coding sequence ATGGCCCGGGGACTAGGCGCCTCGGAGCTCGCCGACCTCTATGAAAAGTACGCGCCCACCGTCCACGGGAGGGCCAGGACCCTGCTCGGCCGCGACTCGGACGCCTGGGATGCCGTGCAGGAGGTCTTCTGCCGGCTCCTCCAGGCGGGCGGGGCGTTCCGCGCGGAGGCACGCCCCATGACCTACATCTTCCGGGTCACCACCCATGTCTGCCTCAACATGCTGCGGAGCCGGGCGTTGAAGGACGTCCCCGCCCAGGCGCTCGCCGAAGCAGAGGAGGCGGGGGCGGACCCGCAGGAGGTGGAGGCGCGCAACCTGCTGCGGGTGCTGGCCCGCGAGCTGGATGACCGCGCCCTCCAGATTGCGACGCTCCACTTCGTGGACGCGCTCACCCAGGAGGAAATCGTGGAGGTGGTGGGCCTGTCGCGCAAGACGGTGGGGCGCGAGCTGGAGAAGGTCCGGGTCCGCGCGCGGGAGCTGGCGCTGGAGCCCCGGTCATGA